The nucleotide sequence ACAACATCCGAAATCGCGCTGCTTGGCCCCATTGGTGTAGCGGTCAACGGTATCCCACTTTATGGGCCCAACGAGGCAGCTCAGCCCGACCCCTATGGCGACCCGGTGTACAATGACATCCTAGACTTTTGCCTGGGACACACGGCCGGTGGGGGCGTTTACCACTACCATGCCATGCTCGTTCAATGTCTGTCTGATTTGGGCGTTGATAATGAACCCGATACCAGCGTGCCTTCCCCGGTCATCGGATGGGCTCTCGATGGATTCCCCATTTACGGTCCTTTGGGTTGCACCGATGCAGACTGCACCGAAGTGGTTGAATTTAAAAGTGGCTGGAATCAAATCGGTGATCCCACCACCTACGCCTGGGACAACCACGAATTTGAGGCGCGGCCCGATGACACGACTTATCTTGATGAGTGTAACGGCCGGGTGGGACCAGACGGCGACTACCGCTACCATGCAACCGCAACCTTTCCCTACATTCTGGGATGCTTTTCTGGCACTGAAGGTGGTAGTGGTGGTGATGGTGGTCAAGGTGGTGGAGGCCAAGGCGGCGGTGGCCAAGGCGGAGGCGCACCTTTATGTGAGTCAGATGCTGACTGCGTTGATGCTTGCCCTCAAGCAGCACTGGGATGCAGTTGCATAGAAGTCCCCAGCGGCGAC is from Deltaproteobacteria bacterium and encodes:
- a CDS encoding YHYH protein, which encodes DPQVSATCTETVMTVVSNGIPNYTFVQITPNALTSQNYAFQIPRNPEIADTTSEIALLGPIGVAVNGIPLYGPNEAAQPDPYGDPVYNDILDFCLGHTAGGGVYHYHAMLVQCLSDLGVDNEPDTSVPSPVIGWALDGFPIYGPLGCTDADCTEVVEFKSGWNQIGDPTTYAWDNHEFEARPDDTTYLDECNGRVGPDGDYRYHATATFPYILGCFSGTEGGSGGDGGQGGGGQGGGGQGGGAPLCESDADCVDACPQAALGCSCIEVPSGDTRCIANCETDDDCPGNLTCNTDGGYCVPGGMGQP